A genomic stretch from Desulfolutivibrio sulfodismutans DSM 3696 includes:
- a CDS encoding transglutaminase-like cysteine peptidase translates to MAQLYQVGLVPAFGWPNATLAFERTLAKRPGEYTRDDTWSITFTVPDACEFWAWGLYRWSGTPGACCSYMDTPIALELPGLPSSKSLPLSRSEAAPKANKKHSFQLSNADLYPGDLYCLYAKVRLPGSETQVERRRVVGRGDGESLAPALDDLGEVVTGPVRLHARCAGQSRYRVVDAYDSLGGTGGELDIRSGRWMKDVAWSSPPDADAPILATYTAVVATYGDPVTYPIASAVFGSPCFTGGRVLTAYEVEDGYEYDVQTAARAESGHSLGIVRVRPSDNRRYAIGEWVTIHIDSAQCRNIRPGVDFAWVVADAGTTGGAKPSIVPVSVDGYPRLGTPGQGGSVDYGTRGQDALQRARIYTGMIVEIHRDRDPVTADVYLAAFGRVNGVRFFYHCEADNDRNQTDPEFMADAHSAFDADDIVRVLHVGGRRFETEAVTGDDLRVIGFADGKARPCVKQFLLFYKSGGTAKMASFGFTDGRLSVLRHGDAEKQGFSGITDHLVTYEKELRPDSAESTSILMGVPFEIADDEWTYTGFDPVYTDPYYYAYKYHDAELSTREMRYGVMTGGGYLSLSAGGNPFCGTGFSYTGGDVLFFDKERSVYTSGILYDVVTSYILDIVELEVVGTAQGTLSSPVLFVTPENIALCTSQTGGYGAYPPGLIMEPVSSYSALLPSEHVGMGWIPAYTPRYKLPGRFVPGTTPIGTTYCDAMVSWRLENSPGHLVSIDGRRTRVLSSAEIGSNSGGCTYKRIQNWYLWDMINRSGVSETIASVSLDVGYGGELKFPAYIYEDQNTLQLGYFRTVVDRNITGGGSDPLYSHMEITVSVNGDEVASGYLDFFDPLVQGGNSTSDGVEPQVFPMQFPFGVNEGEVFFLKTINKFSYKEENSVLYSGTMRAAPADISKSLGTPFGDYVLSATSRPMGWTQIQTEDNAHVLQGVLIVNDETSEVMDAMLWHNGDRIEASLAAALGCEVTDLLGVLYLPQASMGGGGDPSLLPDEINSNGPDGFQEFCEAYPGHPSCTYNGCKTVDYADDLRTTLQRINDEVNAAHAYQSDAALYNKLEHWTVLGDGQSGDCEDFALTKVGALIASGIPAGAIKLVVGKAGNGEGHAWVEVQTTNGNYALDINYTSVKPTSSLPYTDVQRQYDGVWWL, encoded by the coding sequence GTGGCCCAACTCTATCAGGTCGGACTGGTCCCGGCCTTTGGCTGGCCGAACGCCACCCTGGCCTTTGAACGCACCCTGGCCAAGCGGCCGGGAGAGTACACCCGCGACGACACATGGAGCATCACCTTCACCGTGCCCGATGCCTGCGAGTTCTGGGCCTGGGGCCTGTACCGCTGGTCCGGAACCCCTGGGGCCTGCTGCTCCTACATGGATACCCCTATCGCCCTGGAACTGCCCGGGCTGCCGTCCTCCAAATCCCTGCCGTTGTCGCGATCCGAGGCCGCGCCCAAGGCCAACAAGAAGCATTCCTTTCAGCTTTCCAACGCCGACCTGTACCCCGGCGACCTGTATTGCCTGTACGCCAAGGTCCGCCTGCCCGGGTCTGAAACCCAGGTCGAGCGCCGCCGGGTGGTGGGGCGAGGCGACGGGGAATCCCTGGCCCCGGCCCTGGATGACCTTGGCGAGGTCGTGACCGGCCCGGTGCGGCTGCACGCCAGGTGTGCGGGACAGAGCCGCTACCGGGTCGTGGACGCCTACGACTCCCTGGGCGGCACAGGGGGAGAATTGGACATCCGATCCGGCCGCTGGATGAAAGACGTGGCCTGGTCCTCGCCTCCCGATGCCGATGCGCCCATCCTGGCCACCTACACGGCCGTGGTGGCCACCTACGGCGATCCGGTCACCTATCCCATCGCCTCGGCGGTGTTCGGTTCGCCGTGCTTCACCGGCGGCCGGGTGCTGACCGCCTACGAGGTCGAAGACGGCTACGAATACGACGTCCAGACGGCGGCCCGGGCCGAGAGCGGCCATTCGCTGGGCATTGTCAGGGTCCGGCCGTCCGACAACCGCCGGTACGCCATCGGCGAATGGGTGACCATCCACATCGATTCGGCCCAATGCCGAAACATCCGTCCAGGCGTGGATTTCGCCTGGGTGGTGGCCGACGCGGGCACGACAGGCGGTGCGAAGCCGAGCATCGTGCCTGTCTCCGTGGACGGCTATCCGCGCCTGGGAACGCCGGGCCAGGGCGGCAGCGTCGATTATGGGACGCGCGGGCAGGATGCCTTGCAACGGGCCCGCATCTATACCGGCATGATTGTCGAGATCCACCGGGATCGCGATCCCGTGACGGCGGACGTGTACCTGGCGGCGTTTGGTCGGGTGAACGGCGTGCGGTTCTTCTACCACTGCGAGGCCGACAACGACCGCAACCAGACCGATCCCGAGTTCATGGCCGATGCCCATTCGGCCTTTGATGCGGATGACATCGTGCGGGTGCTGCATGTCGGCGGCCGCCGCTTTGAAACCGAGGCCGTGACCGGCGATGACCTGCGGGTCATCGGGTTTGCCGACGGCAAGGCCCGGCCGTGCGTGAAGCAGTTCCTGCTCTTCTACAAGTCCGGTGGGACAGCCAAGATGGCGTCGTTTGGTTTCACGGACGGACGGCTGTCGGTCCTCCGGCACGGCGACGCCGAGAAACAGGGGTTTTCAGGCATCACCGACCACCTGGTGACGTATGAGAAGGAGTTGCGTCCGGATAGCGCGGAATCCACAAGTATCCTTATGGGGGTACCGTTCGAGATTGCAGACGATGAATGGACGTATACGGGGTTTGACCCGGTGTATACTGATCCATACTATTATGCGTACAAATATCACGATGCGGAGTTATCCACGCGTGAAATGCGTTATGGAGTCATGACAGGGGGAGGATATCTCTCTCTATCGGCGGGGGGGAACCCGTTTTGTGGCACAGGGTTTTCATATACAGGGGGGGATGTACTTTTTTTTGACAAAGAACGGTCCGTGTACACTTCGGGAATCCTTTACGACGTAGTGACATCATACATCTTGGACATAGTCGAACTTGAGGTTGTCGGCACCGCTCAAGGCACCTTGTCCTCGCCTGTCCTGTTTGTGACGCCTGAAAATATTGCATTGTGCACATCCCAAACAGGGGGGTATGGTGCGTACCCTCCTGGGCTGATCATGGAACCTGTCTCATCTTATTCCGCGTTGTTGCCGTCCGAGCATGTGGGCATGGGGTGGATCCCAGCATACACTCCACGCTACAAATTGCCGGGGCGTTTTGTCCCGGGAACGACGCCGATAGGAACAACATATTGCGATGCCATGGTAAGTTGGAGGTTAGAGAATAGCCCAGGACATTTGGTATCCATTGATGGAAGGCGTACACGAGTGTTGTCCTCTGCGGAGATAGGGTCGAATTCGGGGGGATGTACCTATAAACGAATTCAGAATTGGTATTTGTGGGATATGATCAACAGGTCTGGGGTGTCCGAGACAATCGCGAGTGTCAGCCTTGATGTCGGATACGGCGGTGAATTGAAATTCCCGGCGTATATATACGAGGACCAAAACACATTGCAACTCGGTTATTTTCGCACCGTAGTCGACAGAAATATTACGGGGGGTGGGTCGGATCCACTGTATTCGCATATGGAGATAACTGTTTCTGTCAATGGGGATGAGGTCGCGTCGGGATATCTCGATTTTTTTGATCCCCTTGTGCAGGGGGGGAACAGCACGTCAGACGGAGTGGAGCCCCAGGTTTTCCCGATGCAATTCCCGTTTGGGGTGAACGAGGGCGAGGTTTTTTTTCTGAAGACCATCAATAAATTCTCCTACAAGGAAGAAAATTCGGTCTTGTATTCCGGCACGATGCGCGCCGCCCCGGCGGATATCTCGAAATCCCTTGGAACTCCGTTTGGGGATTATGTGCTGTCCGCCACCTCCCGTCCCATGGGTTGGACCCAGATCCAAACCGAAGACAACGCCCACGTCCTCCAGGGCGTTCTGATCGTCAACGACGAGACCTCCGAGGTTATGGACGCCATGCTCTGGCATAACGGCGACCGTATCGAAGCGTCCCTGGCAGCGGCCCTGGGGTGCGAGGTCACGGACCTGTTGGGTGTTTTGTATCTGCCCCAAGCCTCCATGGGGGGCGGCGGCGATCCCTCCTTGCTGCCGGATGAAATCAACAGCAATGGCCCGGATGGGTTCCAAGAATTTTGCGAAGCCTATCCTGGACATCCGTCCTGCACATACAACGGATGCAAGACGGTCGACTACGCCGATGATCTACGAACCACGCTGCAACGCATTAATGATGAGGTCAACGCAGCGCACGCATATCAATCAGATGCTGCCCTCTACAACAAGCTGGAGCACTGGACCGTCCTGGGCGATGGTCAGTCCGGCGACTGCGAGGACTTTGCCCTGACAAAGGTTGGAGCCCTGATCGCGTCAGGCATCCCGGCCGGGGCCATCAAACTGGTTGTCGGCAAGGCAGGCAACGGAGAAGGGCACGCCTGGGTGGAGGTGCAGACCACCAACGGGAATTACGCCCTGGACATCAACTATACTTCGGTCAAACCCACCAGTTCCCTGCCCTATACCGATGTGCAGCGGCAGTATGACGGTGTCTGGTGGCTCTAA
- a CDS encoding DNA-methyltransferase, with protein sequence MQKALFDNGIVWNGDALAVLRELPGESVDAVVTDPPYSSGGLHVGARQIDPARKYQKTGTMKVYPAMLGDLKDQRSFIMWSSLWLSECWRVARPSAPVLVFSDWRQIPAMTDAIQAAGFVWRGIVVWHKPTARPMRGAFRRDAEFVICAAKAPAKAFTTRCLPGVFSFRVVPGDKVHLAGKPIDLLVELLAVTPEKGTVLDPFLGGGTTALACIKTGRRFVGVELSPEYYRVAGDRIRAAQGVGQTVQ encoded by the coding sequence ATGCAAAAGGCGCTCTTTGACAATGGCATAGTGTGGAATGGCGATGCCCTGGCGGTCCTGCGGGAACTGCCGGGCGAATCCGTTGACGCCGTGGTGACCGACCCCCCGTATTCCAGCGGGGGGTTGCACGTCGGCGCACGCCAGATCGATCCGGCCCGGAAATACCAAAAGACCGGCACGATGAAGGTGTACCCGGCCATGCTGGGAGACCTCAAGGACCAACGGTCCTTCATCATGTGGTCGAGTCTGTGGCTTTCGGAATGCTGGCGGGTGGCCAGGCCCAGCGCGCCGGTCCTGGTCTTTTCGGATTGGCGGCAGATTCCGGCCATGACCGATGCGATCCAGGCCGCCGGATTCGTCTGGCGCGGGATCGTGGTCTGGCACAAGCCGACCGCGCGGCCCATGCGCGGCGCCTTCCGGCGTGACGCTGAGTTCGTGATCTGCGCCGCCAAGGCCCCGGCTAAGGCGTTCACGACGCGCTGCCTCCCGGGGGTTTTCAGCTTCCGGGTGGTCCCCGGGGACAAGGTGCATCTGGCCGGAAAGCCTATCGACCTCCTGGTCGAACTGCTGGCCGTGACGCCCGAAAAGGGGACCGTTCTCGATCCCTTCCTGGGCGGCGGGACCACGGCCCTGGCCTGCATCAAGACCGGCCGTCGCTTTGTCGGAGTCGAATTGTCGCCTGAGTATTACCGCGTGGCTGGCGACCGGATACGGGCCGCGCAAGGAGTTGGTCAAACGGTCCAGTAA
- a CDS encoding carboxypeptidase-like regulatory domain-containing protein: MAKTTIAVTFAAAAADAPLLKLVLDSETSGSLVHNQTAYLRMYKNPMTLEPLPSISHGSLSRQGLRREQITETVAFANTDTAGLSAPASQLFSWQWIGRDLGDLRLSAPETVACGVAGCGAARVTYETVYESLAVLVPRGLPGLTETDVVVCATAVDPATNEEIVATLALGFGDASGTDDPDDPDDPETVVIRVVDYTTGDPVPGARVTVDGVARGRTSADGRVSVGVLASGAHTLGIAASGYHDTGVDELHNETFTL, from the coding sequence GTGGCTAAAACTACCATCGCCGTGACGTTTGCGGCTGCCGCAGCGGACGCGCCCCTGCTCAAGCTGGTGCTGGACAGCGAGACGTCGGGGAGCCTGGTGCATAACCAGACGGCCTATCTCCGGATGTACAAAAATCCCATGACCTTGGAGCCGCTCCCGTCCATCTCCCATGGCAGCCTGTCCCGGCAGGGCTTGCGCCGGGAACAGATCACCGAGACCGTGGCGTTCGCCAACACCGACACGGCCGGTCTGTCCGCCCCGGCCTCGCAACTCTTTTCCTGGCAGTGGATCGGCCGCGACCTGGGCGACCTGCGGCTGTCCGCTCCGGAGACCGTGGCCTGCGGCGTGGCGGGCTGCGGCGCGGCCCGGGTCACCTACGAAACCGTCTACGAGTCCCTGGCCGTACTGGTCCCGCGCGGCCTGCCCGGCCTGACGGAGACCGACGTGGTGGTCTGCGCCACGGCGGTCGATCCGGCCACCAATGAGGAAATCGTGGCCACCCTGGCTCTGGGGTTCGGGGATGCCAGCGGGACCGACGATCCCGACGATCCCGACGATCCCGAAACCGTGGTCATCCGGGTGGTGGATTACACCACCGGCGATCCCGTACCCGGGGCGCGGGTGACCGTCGATGGCGTGGCCAGGGGACGGACCTCTGCCGACGGGAGGGTAAGCGTGGGCGTGTTGGCCAGCGGGGCCCACACCCTGGGGATTGCCGCGTCAGGCTACCACGATACCGGCGTGGATGAATTGCACAACGAGACATTTACCTTATGA